One window of Leptospira yasudae genomic DNA carries:
- a CDS encoding chloride channel protein, with amino-acid sequence MKTETVKQPIFRISGRRSLYFYCILTGIVSGLGAFVFSRILAVCEYLFLDRAAGLSLPHASGEFLIDSNDVLQWGIPFSDEYRPWLLFFLPIIGGLLTGWIVNRFSPESGGTGSDAMIDSFHNQEGRMNPVVSLIKSIATVFTLASGGSGGKEGPISQIGAGFGSLLATLLKAGARARRTLLLAGTAGGLGAIFHAPLGGALTSVEMIYREDIESDSLIPCIISSVSAYLVYCALNGFNTVYRVADTEFSRYTDLIFYLGLGVLCFLCGDAFIRFFRKVQNFSIRLKISPIIKPALGGIVIGTVGLFLPETIGTGAGVLQVALDGKDPVGTQGIFSSMFQTTGLWLVALFFILAGMKILTTSFTIGTGGSAGMFGPSLFIGGMLGGGVGTLAKVLVYPDLSVASFILVGMGAFYAGVASAPIAGMIMICEMIGSYTLLPPLMVVSILTFVLSHKLSLYRAQKETRFQSPAHFWDMNRDFLEEIQVRSCRNRLRTIAVAQEHRLLSELEEEALKIQASDYVIVDRDNRYLGILSLRKARHTLESRNVAGNLITVGDVTDTSAPSGTLDDSLASLLKNLIDQDLDKIAIVDENRFIGYLRFADLMKIYFENTFPKSAKSAPSVPKDET; translated from the coding sequence ATGAAGACGGAAACAGTTAAACAACCGATTTTTCGAATCAGCGGAAGAAGATCATTATACTTTTATTGTATTCTTACCGGAATCGTTTCCGGTTTAGGAGCTTTCGTTTTCTCGAGAATTCTCGCGGTTTGCGAATATCTTTTTTTGGACCGTGCCGCCGGCCTTTCTCTTCCGCACGCTTCGGGAGAATTTTTGATCGACTCGAACGACGTACTTCAGTGGGGAATTCCTTTTTCGGACGAGTACCGACCTTGGCTTTTGTTCTTTCTTCCGATCATCGGCGGCTTGTTGACCGGTTGGATCGTAAATCGATTCTCACCCGAATCGGGAGGGACGGGATCGGACGCTATGATCGATTCCTTCCACAATCAGGAAGGGAGAATGAACCCCGTCGTTTCGCTGATCAAATCCATCGCTACGGTCTTTACTCTCGCGAGCGGCGGTAGCGGGGGAAAAGAAGGTCCGATTTCGCAGATCGGAGCCGGATTCGGTTCCTTGCTTGCGACTCTGTTGAAGGCAGGGGCACGGGCAAGAAGAACGTTGCTTCTTGCGGGAACCGCCGGTGGACTTGGAGCGATCTTCCATGCCCCACTCGGCGGAGCGTTGACTTCGGTCGAAATGATCTATCGCGAGGACATCGAAAGTGATTCTTTGATTCCTTGTATTATCTCTTCGGTTTCCGCGTACTTGGTTTACTGCGCTCTCAACGGCTTCAACACAGTATATCGTGTAGCGGACACGGAGTTTTCCAGATATACCGATTTGATTTTTTATTTAGGTCTCGGGGTTCTTTGTTTTTTATGCGGGGACGCCTTCATTCGATTTTTTAGAAAGGTGCAGAACTTTTCGATCCGTCTGAAAATTTCTCCGATCATTAAACCTGCGTTAGGTGGAATCGTGATCGGAACGGTCGGCCTTTTCCTGCCGGAGACGATCGGAACCGGAGCGGGCGTTTTACAAGTCGCACTCGACGGAAAAGACCCGGTCGGAACACAGGGAATTTTTTCATCGATGTTTCAAACGACCGGTCTTTGGTTGGTCGCTCTATTTTTCATCTTAGCGGGAATGAAAATTCTCACCACTTCGTTTACGATCGGAACGGGCGGATCCGCGGGAATGTTCGGTCCTTCGTTGTTTATCGGAGGAATGCTCGGAGGAGGAGTGGGGACGCTCGCAAAGGTTCTTGTATATCCCGATCTTTCCGTCGCTTCGTTTATCTTAGTCGGGATGGGCGCGTTTTATGCGGGGGTTGCGAGCGCACCCATCGCGGGAATGATTATGATCTGCGAGATGATCGGAAGTTACACCTTGCTTCCTCCATTGATGGTCGTTTCGATTTTGACCTTCGTGTTGAGTCATAAGCTGAGTTTGTACCGCGCTCAGAAAGAGACGAGGTTTCAATCTCCGGCGCATTTCTGGGATATGAACCGGGATTTTTTGGAAGAGATTCAGGTGAGAAGTTGCAGGAATCGGCTTCGCACGATTGCGGTCGCGCAGGAACATCGATTGCTTTCGGAACTCGAAGAAGAGGCACTCAAAATTCAAGCGAGCGATTACGTGATCGTGGACCGGGACAATCGCTATCTGGGAATTCTTTCTCTTCGCAAAGCAAGGCATACGCTCGAATCGCGAAATGTCGCCGGGAATTTGATTACGGTCGGAGACGTTACGGATACTTCGGCTCCGAGCGGAACGCTCGACGATTCTTTGGCGAGTTTATTGAAGAATCTGATCGATCAGGATTTGGATAAAATCGCGATCGTTGATGAGAATCGCTTTATCGGCTATCTGCGATTTGCCGATTTAATGAAAATCTATTTCGAAAACACATTTCCCAAAAGCGCGAAATCGGCTCCTTCGGTTCCAAAGGATGAAACATAA
- a CDS encoding CPBP family intramembrane glutamic endopeptidase encodes MLVTETPDPMESLENIGNPQKKPFEPVFIAFQQLLVLILGTYILLPLIATSIVLTVLISKELPSDFPYLDGETRAEIYKQTAEKFQKEIQTDTKQIYHRYVEVMVKEKPWLLIVDRLIWALCFILPAYFILVRFFKAEYANLSDPFDFKTMFTGAGLGALVFLFVIVFGFFLTKVFGKQTPNEFQEALFKEMKGNRALLLWSLYSVGLITGIVEEVFFRGFCLKQFQARGLEMPGLLFTSVVFGLVHYSGQTSVSVPILLSFVGMFFGLFYLRTGNIWYSISAHVSYNSIMLLIAYIKGGEIQ; translated from the coding sequence ATGCTTGTAACCGAGACTCCCGATCCAATGGAATCCTTAGAAAATATCGGCAATCCGCAAAAGAAACCCTTTGAACCGGTTTTTATCGCCTTTCAACAGCTTCTCGTTTTGATTCTTGGAACATATATCCTTCTTCCTTTGATCGCGACTTCGATCGTTCTTACCGTTTTAATTTCGAAAGAACTTCCGAGCGACTTTCCGTATCTCGACGGGGAAACAAGAGCGGAAATTTATAAACAGACCGCCGAAAAATTTCAGAAAGAAATCCAAACCGATACGAAACAAATCTATCATCGTTATGTCGAAGTGATGGTTAAGGAAAAACCCTGGCTTTTGATCGTGGACCGATTGATCTGGGCTCTCTGTTTTATTCTTCCCGCGTATTTTATTTTGGTGAGATTCTTCAAAGCGGAATACGCCAATCTCAGCGATCCTTTCGATTTCAAGACGATGTTTACCGGAGCCGGACTCGGCGCGTTGGTCTTTTTATTCGTAATCGTATTCGGTTTTTTTCTCACCAAAGTTTTCGGAAAACAGACTCCGAACGAATTTCAAGAGGCGCTTTTCAAAGAAATGAAAGGGAATCGCGCCTTATTACTCTGGTCGCTTTACAGCGTAGGTTTGATCACTGGAATCGTGGAGGAAGTTTTCTTCCGCGGGTTCTGTCTGAAACAATTCCAAGCCCGCGGTTTGGAAATGCCCGGTCTTTTATTTACGTCCGTCGTTTTCGGTTTGGTTCATTACAGCGGACAAACATCCGTGAGCGTTCCGATTCTTCTCAGCTTTGTGGGAATGTTTTTCGGACTTTTTTATCTGAGAACCGGAAATATTTGGTATTCCATTTCCGCGCACGTTAGTTACAATTCCATCATGTTGTTGATCGCTTACATCAAAGGAGGAGAGATTCAGTGA
- a CDS encoding OmpP1/FadL family transporter has product MKILKLKRTFGIGLLLGIGFAKEIKAGSYGDIYGAHPGAAGMGSAVTAIVNNSSAVFYNPAGLGRLSEGDLILASIEKEARTNGAENPENKDAPPATPPNADPAAVDPANQPIVATGPWYKRLWADTKEGFTKDVLKYKPLNRPERNVHEVSFQYHYANPTSHTNAPRNQNITKIRDSFVGLGLTLNLNDMFDLGRGLRFGINALVPGSGNLMTLNDQNPTVPRYLQQGISNERPTIMGGLGLEIWKDRLFAGIGFTATAGGTGSILMKDVPISPDPVSANSQVILTVKPLVNPTYGLQFTYGKFSLGASYKRETVAQIDPVPARAQTTLLGIQLDFDLAILDGFNPRVFSYGIAFRPNDRLVLSFDANREIWSQFKMSRIKEKYSEAFYLHDTTNFRIGAEYSLFKFLKTRVGFATKPTPLPAMPGTNNWMDSDRNIFSLGFSYIFSPTTFRFMNRLRKPIIFDVVFENHQLKAMEVNKYVPTERNPNYSYGGYIWTIGVSMTLFF; this is encoded by the coding sequence TTGAAAATTCTCAAGTTAAAAAGAACATTCGGGATAGGTTTACTTTTAGGAATCGGCTTTGCAAAAGAAATCAAAGCCGGAAGTTACGGAGACATTTACGGCGCGCATCCTGGCGCAGCGGGGATGGGAAGTGCGGTCACGGCGATCGTCAATAACTCGTCGGCCGTGTTTTACAATCCTGCCGGACTCGGGAGGCTTTCCGAGGGGGATTTGATTCTTGCCTCGATCGAAAAAGAAGCCAGAACCAACGGTGCGGAAAATCCGGAAAACAAAGACGCTCCTCCCGCGACTCCTCCTAACGCAGATCCTGCGGCAGTCGATCCGGCAAACCAGCCCATCGTTGCAACTGGACCTTGGTACAAACGCCTTTGGGCCGATACGAAGGAAGGTTTTACAAAGGACGTTCTAAAGTATAAACCGCTCAACCGTCCGGAAAGGAACGTTCACGAAGTCAGTTTCCAATATCACTACGCGAATCCGACTTCTCACACGAACGCCCCGCGGAATCAAAATATTACAAAAATCAGAGATAGTTTCGTCGGTCTTGGATTGACTCTCAACTTGAACGATATGTTCGATCTCGGAAGAGGTCTTCGTTTCGGGATCAACGCTCTTGTTCCTGGGAGCGGAAATCTGATGACTCTCAACGATCAGAATCCAACCGTTCCACGTTATCTGCAACAGGGGATCAGCAATGAAAGACCGACCATTATGGGAGGTCTCGGTCTCGAGATCTGGAAGGATCGCCTTTTTGCGGGAATCGGTTTTACCGCAACTGCCGGAGGAACCGGAAGTATTTTGATGAAGGACGTTCCGATTTCCCCCGATCCCGTTTCGGCAAACTCACAGGTGATTCTTACCGTAAAACCTCTCGTCAATCCGACATACGGTCTGCAGTTTACCTACGGTAAATTCAGTTTAGGGGCTTCTTACAAACGGGAAACCGTCGCGCAAATCGATCCGGTTCCTGCAAGAGCGCAAACTACTTTGCTTGGAATTCAATTGGACTTCGATCTCGCGATCTTGGACGGATTCAACCCGAGAGTTTTTTCCTATGGGATTGCATTCCGACCTAACGATCGTTTGGTTCTTAGCTTTGATGCGAATCGCGAAATTTGGAGTCAGTTCAAAATGTCCCGCATCAAGGAAAAATATTCGGAAGCGTTTTACCTGCATGATACGACGAACTTTCGGATCGGAGCGGAATACTCTTTGTTTAAATTCTTAAAAACAAGGGTAGGTTTCGCGACCAAGCCGACCCCTCTTCCTGCGATGCCTGGAACCAACAACTGGATGGATTCGGATCGGAATATTTTCAGCTTAGGATTTTCCTATATATTTAGTCCGACAACGTTCCGGTTTATGAATCGTCTTCGTAAGCCGATCATCTTCGACGTCGTGTTCGAAAATCACCAGTTGAAAGCGATGGAAGTCAACAAATACGTTCCAACGGAAAGAAATCCGAATTATTCCTATGGCGGATATATCTGGACGATTGGGGTTTCCATGACTCTTTTCTTCTAA